The Rickettsiales bacterium genome includes a region encoding these proteins:
- a CDS encoding electron transfer flavoprotein-ubiquinone oxidoreductase, with product MTNTESDNETMNYDVVIVGAGIAGLSAAIRLRQLSSDIKVCILEKASEVGAHILSGCVFETKAIDELLPDWKEQGAPIKTAVKKDNFLLLSKGGGIRLPTLPIMNNHGNYIISLGKLCRWLKEQAEAMGVEIFAGFPAANLLIEEGRVCGVITGEFGIDKQGNKKPSYQQGVTIRGKYTLFAEGCRGSLSEKLMKEFNLRENCDPQTYAIGIKEIWEIKPEKHNEGNVTHTVGWPLSTDTYGGSFIYHMADNKLAVGFVIGLDYGNPYIDPFGEFQRFKTHPKIKPLFEGARRISYGARALNEGGFQSIPKLTFAGGAIIGCAAGFMNVPKIKGSHTAMKSGMLAAEAVYEAVKTGDDKLLDNYTDSLKKSWVYKELYKSRNIRPAFHQGLLFGLLYSAFDMFVLRGKAFWTFKNHADNNQLKKATECKKIDYPKPDGKITFDKMSSVFLSSTNHEEDQPAHLTLKDDSVPVEVNLSVYDAPEQRYCPASVYEIVEEETGNPKLRINAQNCLHCKTCDIKDPTQNIVWTTPEGGGGPNYTEM from the coding sequence ATGACAAATACTGAATCAGACAATGAAACCATGAATTATGATGTGGTTATAGTAGGGGCAGGAATTGCTGGACTTTCCGCCGCTATCCGCCTACGTCAATTATCATCTGATATTAAAGTGTGTATTTTGGAAAAAGCCTCTGAGGTTGGCGCGCATATATTGTCTGGTTGTGTTTTTGAGACAAAGGCTATTGATGAATTGCTGCCGGATTGGAAAGAGCAAGGAGCACCAATAAAAACTGCGGTAAAGAAAGATAATTTTTTGTTACTGAGCAAAGGAGGGGGGATACGCCTGCCCACACTTCCGATAATGAATAATCACGGCAACTACATAATAAGTCTAGGTAAATTATGCCGCTGGTTAAAAGAGCAGGCGGAAGCAATGGGTGTTGAGATTTTCGCTGGTTTTCCCGCCGCTAACTTGCTTATTGAGGAAGGTAGGGTTTGTGGAGTAATTACCGGTGAGTTCGGCATTGATAAGCAGGGAAATAAAAAGCCATCCTATCAGCAAGGAGTTACTATAAGGGGGAAATATACCCTGTTTGCTGAAGGATGTCGTGGTTCGCTTTCTGAAAAGCTAATGAAAGAATTTAATTTAAGAGAAAATTGTGATCCACAAACTTACGCTATTGGCATAAAGGAAATATGGGAGATAAAACCGGAAAAACATAATGAGGGTAATGTAACTCATACAGTTGGCTGGCCGCTTAGCACTGATACTTATGGCGGATCATTTATTTACCATATGGCGGATAATAAGCTGGCGGTCGGGTTTGTTATAGGTCTTGATTATGGCAATCCTTATATTGACCCATTTGGTGAATTCCAACGTTTTAAGACTCACCCGAAAATAAAACCTCTATTTGAAGGAGCAAGGCGCATTAGCTACGGGGCGAGGGCATTGAATGAAGGTGGGTTTCAGTCCATACCAAAACTAACCTTCGCCGGAGGGGCGATTATTGGCTGTGCCGCTGGTTTTATGAATGTACCGAAAATAAAAGGCAGTCATACCGCTATGAAGTCAGGGATGCTGGCAGCAGAAGCGGTATATGAAGCTGTAAAAACAGGTGATGATAAATTGCTTGATAATTATACGGATTCACTAAAGAAAAGCTGGGTGTATAAGGAGTTATATAAATCCCGTAATATCCGTCCCGCTTTCCATCAAGGGTTGCTATTTGGTTTGCTTTACTCGGCTTTTGACATGTTTGTGTTGCGTGGAAAAGCATTTTGGACTTTCAAAAATCACGCTGACAATAACCAGCTTAAAAAAGCCACTGAGTGCAAAAAAATTGATTATCCAAAACCTGATGGCAAAATTACTTTTGACAAAATGTCATCAGTATTTCTTTCCAGCACTAATCATGAGGAAGACCAACCAGCGCACCTAACCTTGAAGGATGATAGTGTGCCAGTAGAAGTAAATTTATCTGTTTATGATGCTCCTGAGCAGAGATATTGTCCAGCAAGCGTCTATGAGATAGTGGAGGAAGAAACAGGAAACCCAAAATTGCGGATTAACGCCCAGAATTGCTTACATTGCAAAACCTGTGATATAAAAGACCCAACCCAGAATATAGTCTGGACTACTCCCGAAGGCGGCGGTGGCCCTAACTATACTGAGATGTAG
- a CDS encoding glycosyltransferase family 2 protein, with the protein MSIHKDILISVISPCYNEEEAIGEFIEQTIKVLDEHFPNYELLLIDDGSKDGTVEKISTYQKNNTNIRLIRFSRNFGKEAAVTAGLEHSNGEIVVMLDSDLQDPPSLIPELVTKLDSGYDIVSAQHTVRKKESWLKKRTSKMFYRLAQRMTGLAIPDTVGDYRVMRRKVVDAVISVKDNVRYMKMIYAYVGFRNATVLYEREPRFAGETKYNYPRLIEAALDAIISFSDRPLRYISLMCVGISISAFLLTIYVILYKILAGNTAEIANGWTSLVVLINTLFCLLFAFLAIISEYISRILRESKRRPLYFAEEIKGGRIDYPSILPKK; encoded by the coding sequence ATGAGTATACATAAAGATATTTTAATTTCGGTAATTTCTCCTTGCTATAACGAGGAAGAAGCCATTGGAGAATTTATTGAGCAAACAATAAAGGTGCTGGATGAGCATTTCCCAAATTATGAGTTACTCCTAATAGATGATGGCTCTAAAGATGGCACAGTAGAAAAAATATCCACCTATCAAAAAAACAATACTAACATCCGACTTATTAGATTTTCCCGTAATTTTGGAAAAGAAGCAGCGGTTACCGCTGGTCTTGAACATTCAAACGGTGAGATAGTGGTTATGCTAGACTCTGACCTCCAAGATCCACCATCACTCATACCGGAACTTGTTACAAAACTAGATTCTGGTTATGACATAGTTTCCGCTCAACATACCGTCCGTAAGAAAGAAAGTTGGCTTAAAAAACGTACGTCTAAAATGTTTTATCGTTTAGCGCAAAGAATGACAGGACTTGCTATTCCTGACACTGTTGGCGACTATAGAGTAATGCGAAGAAAGGTTGTAGACGCTGTTATAAGCGTTAAAGATAATGTGCGTTATATGAAAATGATATACGCTTATGTTGGATTCAGGAACGCTACTGTTCTTTATGAAAGAGAGCCACGATTCGCCGGTGAGACAAAATATAATTACCCACGACTTATAGAGGCGGCGCTTGACGCTATAATCTCTTTTTCTGATAGGCCACTACGCTATATTTCTCTTATGTGCGTTGGTATCTCTATATCAGCCTTCTTACTTACAATTTATGTAATACTCTATAAGATACTCGCCGGCAATACAGCGGAGATAGCTAATGGTTGGACATCGCTAGTTGTTTTAATAAACACTCTATTTTGCTTGTTATTCGCCTTTCTTGCCATAATATCAGAGTATATAAGCAGGATATTACGGGAAAGTAAAAGAAGACCTTTATATTTCGCTGAAGAAATTAAAGGTGGTCGTATTGATTACCCTTCCATTTTACCTAAAAAATAG
- a CDS encoding TIGR02186 family protein: MSSTIRYIYKCQFLTFMVFFFITIWISIYPVRATPLIADLSNYHIAIDSSFNGTRIFLFGARVGNGDIVVAIRGENRNYIIRKKEEIAGVWVNRKKMKFYHVPNFYSIASSKPLSEINKSVIFEQLGIGDNNIIPASESRLKNPYFQEFKKAFLEYQKKRKVYTAQDDKIGFMGETLFKTVINFSDNIPPGKYTAEIYLLRDGKVIGMQSTPIKVEKSGLDAFIYNFAHLSPALYGIVSIIIALGAGWLAGRVFERRS; the protein is encoded by the coding sequence ATGAGTAGCACCATAAGATATATATACAAATGTCAGTTTCTAACATTTATGGTATTCTTTTTTATTACTATATGGATTTCCATATATCCTGTACGGGCTACACCATTAATAGCTGACCTATCTAACTATCACATAGCTATTGATTCAAGTTTTAATGGTACACGTATATTTCTATTTGGAGCTAGAGTTGGAAATGGTGATATTGTTGTGGCAATACGTGGTGAGAATAGAAATTATATAATACGCAAAAAAGAAGAGATCGCCGGAGTATGGGTCAATAGGAAAAAAATGAAATTTTATCACGTGCCAAATTTTTACTCCATAGCAAGCAGTAAACCTTTATCTGAAATAAATAAATCTGTTATATTTGAGCAGTTGGGTATAGGAGATAATAACATAATACCAGCGTCGGAGAGCAGACTAAAAAACCCGTATTTTCAAGAGTTCAAAAAAGCATTCTTAGAATACCAGAAAAAAAGAAAGGTCTATACGGCACAAGACGATAAGATTGGTTTTATGGGAGAGACTTTATTCAAAACCGTCATAAATTTTTCTGATAATATACCACCTGGTAAATATACGGCTGAAATATATTTACTCAGGGATGGTAAGGTAATCGGCATGCAATCAACACCGATAAAAGTAGAAAAAAGCGGTTTGGACGCCTTTATATATAACTTCGCTCACCTCTCACCCGCTTTGTATGGAATTGTGTCTATTATCATAGCGCTAGGAGCGGGATGGCTGGCAGGACGGGTTTTTGAGAGAAGAAGCTAA
- a CDS encoding universal stress protein: MTNDEQNDLVNEAQNPEEKHMLQQVKTAASRRYLVCVDGREECKVALRLACMKAISKTGQITLLHVVPPVDFQTLGSVSDHMRTERLQEGQELLSKMSKEAQDNFGINPTLLLLEGSAGDKIVETAMNDPNIIILVIGITHSQQSGKGKLSAWLASQLGDNLLIPILMVPGNLTDQQLSTLV; the protein is encoded by the coding sequence ATGACTAACGATGAGCAAAATGATCTAGTTAATGAAGCACAAAATCCAGAAGAAAAACATATGCTACAGCAGGTAAAAACAGCGGCTAGTAGACGTTATCTTGTTTGTGTTGATGGTAGGGAGGAATGCAAAGTGGCGCTGCGGCTAGCTTGTATGAAAGCGATAAGTAAGACTGGTCAAATAACATTGTTGCATGTTGTCCCACCGGTTGATTTTCAGACACTTGGTTCAGTATCAGACCATATGCGAACAGAACGTTTACAGGAAGGTCAGGAACTTCTTTCAAAAATGAGTAAGGAAGCACAGGATAATTTTGGCATTAACCCAACGTTATTGCTGCTGGAAGGATCAGCCGGTGATAAAATAGTTGAGACCGCTATGAACGATCCTAACATAATAATATTAGTTATTGGAATAACTCATAGTCAGCAATCGGGGAAAGGTAAACTTTCGGCGTGGCTAGCTAGTCAGCTTGGTGATAATCTGCTTATTCCGATACTTATGGTGCCAGGTAATCTTACCGACCAACAGCTTTCAACCCTTGTGTAA
- a CDS encoding ferredoxin family protein, with translation MAFVVTDACIKCKYTDCVEVCPVDCFYEGENMLVINPDECIDCGVCEPECPAEAISPESDELLNWLEINREYSVKWPNITAKKDPLPDADALKSETGKYEKYFSKNPGDN, from the coding sequence ATGGCTTTTGTTGTAACCGATGCCTGTATTAAGTGTAAATATACTGACTGTGTTGAGGTGTGTCCGGTTGACTGCTTCTACGAGGGAGAGAACATGCTGGTCATTAATCCTGACGAGTGTATTGATTGTGGTGTTTGTGAACCTGAATGCCCAGCGGAGGCTATTTCTCCAGAATCTGACGAGCTACTTAATTGGCTGGAAATAAATCGTGAATATTCAGTCAAATGGCCTAATATAACCGCGAAAAAGGATCCATTACCAGATGCTGATGCCTTAAAAAGTGAAACTGGTAAATATGAAAAATATTTTAGCAAAAATCCAGGTGATAATTAA
- a CDS encoding SDR family oxidoreductase: MLSGKTIFITGATAGFGLACAELFTKNGAKVIATGRREDRLEELRKKLGDNLYTAVMDVRDRDEVNNVIKNLPADFSDVNTLVNNAGLALGLAPFNEQNDDDMEQMIQTNIMGVLYCTKLLLRGMIEKNNGHIINVSSIAGTYPYPGGNVYGATKAFVTQLSLNLRSDLLGKNIRVTNIEPGMAETEFSMVRFAGDRQKADNVYKGMKPLSAEDIAQTILWTISRPQHVNINRVEIMPTNQAFSPFAVNRNK; this comes from the coding sequence ATGCTGTCTGGAAAAACGATATTTATTACTGGAGCCACCGCTGGATTTGGGTTGGCATGCGCTGAGTTGTTTACAAAAAATGGTGCGAAAGTAATCGCAACAGGACGTAGGGAAGATAGGTTAGAAGAGCTTCGGAAAAAACTCGGTGATAATCTATATACCGCAGTAATGGATGTACGAGATAGAGATGAGGTAAATAATGTCATAAAAAATCTACCAGCTGATTTTTCTGATGTTAATACTCTTGTAAATAACGCGGGGCTAGCTCTTGGTCTTGCGCCTTTTAACGAACAAAATGATGATGATATGGAGCAAATGATCCAAACCAATATTATGGGAGTTCTATATTGTACAAAATTATTACTACGAGGAATGATTGAGAAAAATAATGGTCATATAATAAATGTAAGTTCAATAGCAGGAACTTATCCATATCCGGGTGGTAATGTCTATGGAGCTACTAAGGCTTTTGTAACTCAGCTTTCTCTTAATTTAAGATCCGATCTTCTTGGAAAAAATATCAGAGTGACAAATATAGAACCAGGTATGGCGGAAACTGAGTTCTCAATGGTACGTTTTGCTGGTGACAGACAGAAAGCGGATAATGTCTATAAAGGCATGAAACCACTTAGCGCTGAGGATATAGCACAGACTATACTCTGGACAATATCAAGACCACAACATGTAAACATAAATAGAGTAGAAATCATGCCTACTAATCAGGCGTTTTCTCCATTCGCAGTAAATAGAAACAAGTAA
- a CDS encoding heme ABC transporter permease: MFHSLANPARFIRITDKLFPLLSVLLFFLLIFGLAEALIISPSDWQQGETVRIMYVHVPAAWLALMVYSIMAFSSAGFLIWRHPLADIAARSSAPLGAAFTLIALITGSIWGKPMWGTWWEWEARLTSVLVLFFMYIGYIALSDSYATQEKGKKICAIMALVGFVNIPIIHFSVEWWNTLHQPASVIRQEGNAIDPSMRLPLYSMALSFVLIYFLLVSMRIKTMVIKQKIRRLRFR; this comes from the coding sequence ATGTTTCATAGTTTAGCGAACCCAGCCCGTTTTATAAGGATTACAGATAAATTATTTCCATTATTGTCAGTATTACTTTTTTTCTTACTGATATTTGGACTTGCGGAAGCCCTAATCATATCTCCTTCCGATTGGCAGCAAGGGGAAACTGTGCGGATTATGTATGTACATGTTCCAGCGGCATGGCTTGCGCTTATGGTATATAGTATTATGGCGTTCTCATCAGCCGGATTTCTGATATGGCGGCACCCGCTTGCTGATATAGCCGCCCGTTCTAGCGCTCCTCTTGGCGCGGCTTTTACGTTGATAGCTCTTATAACTGGCTCTATATGGGGAAAACCAATGTGGGGAACATGGTGGGAGTGGGAAGCACGGCTTACTTCGGTTTTGGTGCTATTTTTTATGTATATAGGCTATATCGCTCTTTCTGATAGTTACGCTACTCAAGAAAAAGGTAAAAAAATATGCGCTATCATGGCGTTAGTAGGTTTTGTCAATATACCAATCATCCATTTTTCAGTTGAATGGTGGAATACACTGCATCAGCCAGCTAGTGTGATAAGGCAGGAGGGTAACGCGATAGACCCGTCGATGCGTCTTCCTCTTTACTCAATGGCTTTATCGTTTGTTCTAATATATTTTTTGCTGGTTTCAATGCGGATCAAAACAATGGTAATTAAGCAGAAAATAAGAAGATTAAGATTCAGGTAA
- a CDS encoding ATP-binding protein has product MQDAIKMLQRIASALEAALPKNKPLSDIKNADAYIWNAQEKELEPVQYPESLELELLKNIDEQKETLLANTKQFANGFPANNVLLWGARGMGKSSLIKAVHSHINKENPHSVVLVEIGREDIGSLHELIKILRGWVIRRFIIFCDDLSFDTNDNSYKSLKSALEGNIEGQPAHILFYATSNRRHLMAREMIENEKKNAIHGSDVIEEKISLSDRFGIWLGFHSCSQDAYLAMVEAYSDYYDIKIDHDDLKKQALEWAMTRGARSGRVAQQFIYDLAGRSGKKI; this is encoded by the coding sequence ATGCAGGACGCGATAAAAATGTTACAGCGCATCGCAAGCGCGCTAGAGGCGGCACTTCCTAAAAATAAACCGCTATCTGATATTAAAAATGCTGATGCTTATATCTGGAACGCACAGGAAAAAGAGTTAGAACCTGTCCAATATCCAGAGTCGTTAGAGCTAGAGTTACTTAAGAATATTGATGAGCAAAAGGAAACATTGCTCGCCAATACCAAACAATTCGCTAATGGTTTTCCCGCTAACAATGTTTTGCTATGGGGGGCAAGAGGTATGGGAAAAAGCTCGCTGATAAAAGCTGTACATTCTCATATCAATAAAGAAAATCCTCATAGTGTTGTGTTGGTAGAAATAGGTCGTGAGGATATAGGAAGCTTGCATGAGCTTATTAAAATTCTGCGTGGTTGGGTGATAAGACGCTTTATAATTTTTTGTGATGATCTGTCTTTTGACACTAATGATAATAGCTATAAATCTCTAAAATCAGCTCTTGAGGGAAATATAGAGGGGCAGCCAGCCCATATCTTATTTTACGCTACCTCTAACCGTCGTCATCTGATGGCACGGGAGATGATAGAAAATGAAAAAAAGAACGCGATTCATGGTAGTGATGTTATAGAGGAGAAAATCTCTCTATCTGACCGCTTTGGTATCTGGCTTGGTTTTCACTCCTGCTCGCAGGATGCTTATCTTGCTATGGTTGAGGCTTACAGCGATTATTATGATATAAAAATAGACCATGATGACCTAAAAAAACAGGCGCTTGAATGGGCGATGACCAGAGGAGCGCGTAGCGGCAGGGTTGCCCAACAATTTATATATGACCTAGCCGGTAGAAGCGGTAAGAAGATATAA
- a CDS encoding transglycosylase SLT domain-containing protein, whose translation MLKNKTKKILAKVLAISQRGRDFDFVIIASLLFLSLSAFKGQPLVHDIEKEFAEIVVQEGKNDTTSREDSKKPFIVSSSEGKLYKKIFSKQDKGNWNEADELITELSNDVLLGDVLAERYLHDDYNSSKAELDLWIKNYPDNYYAKRIANLIKRKYPDRAGDLPKIKESRHLKGYGDANSTNVRFANKEIARLWKNAINEWKNNKKSKSAVTFKKIANITEKNKDKKNKKLSKWQYSAVNFWAYRSNIVAGNKQEADVFLRRAASNSRNFYGILANKKLGRKLDLNREPIYGVKVNVKDLLANPEVMRIIALAKSDLNERAEKQIRALFFNVSNEERWGLLSLAKYLKLPSAQIAMAKYMERDNRKLDLLKYPIPKWQPENGFNINPYLVYALMHQESGFRVSAESPAGAMGLMQLMPKTASKMYYSNSTSTNGKKNFKDPIVNITLGERYIERLLETKIVDNNLIYMLASYNAGIGNLKKWKEKTDYNDDPLLFIENIPYWETRYYVMKVMTNYWIYSELSEQNDSTITALLNNQWPKYLPSELYIAKSEQTANNG comes from the coding sequence ATGTTAAAAAATAAAACTAAAAAAATATTAGCTAAAGTTTTAGCTATTTCACAACGGGGACGGGACTTTGATTTTGTAATCATCGCTTCTTTGCTGTTTCTCTCCCTATCTGCCTTTAAGGGACAGCCGCTTGTTCATGATATTGAAAAAGAGTTTGCTGAAATAGTTGTACAAGAAGGTAAGAATGACACCACTTCTCGTGAAGATAGTAAAAAACCTTTTATTGTCTCCTCTTCTGAAGGTAAATTATATAAGAAAATATTCTCTAAGCAAGATAAGGGTAATTGGAATGAGGCTGATGAACTTATCACCGAGCTATCAAATGATGTTTTATTAGGAGATGTTCTCGCTGAACGCTACCTGCACGATGATTACAACAGTTCAAAAGCAGAACTTGATTTATGGATAAAAAACTATCCTGATAATTATTATGCTAAGCGTATAGCTAATTTGATTAAAAGGAAATATCCTGATAGGGCTGGAGATTTACCAAAAATAAAAGAATCCAGACATCTTAAAGGATATGGTGACGCTAACTCAACGAATGTACGTTTTGCCAATAAGGAAATAGCTAGACTGTGGAAAAACGCTATTAATGAGTGGAAGAACAACAAAAAGAGTAAATCAGCCGTTACTTTCAAGAAAATAGCGAATATCACCGAAAAAAATAAAGATAAAAAGAATAAAAAACTTTCAAAATGGCAATATTCAGCGGTTAATTTTTGGGCATATCGCAGTAATATAGTAGCGGGAAATAAGCAAGAAGCTGATGTTTTCTTGCGAAGAGCCGCTAGTAATTCTCGTAATTTTTACGGTATACTCGCCAATAAAAAATTGGGCAGAAAACTTGACCTTAATAGAGAGCCAATTTACGGGGTAAAAGTTAACGTAAAAGACCTACTAGCTAATCCTGAGGTAATGAGAATAATAGCTCTTGCTAAATCAGACCTTAATGAAAGAGCTGAAAAGCAAATACGCGCGCTATTCTTTAACGTGAGCAATGAAGAAAGATGGGGTTTATTATCACTAGCTAAATACCTAAAACTACCATCAGCGCAAATTGCGATGGCGAAATATATGGAGCGTGACAACCGTAAACTTGATTTACTTAAATATCCTATTCCTAAATGGCAACCAGAAAATGGCTTTAATATTAACCCATATCTTGTTTACGCTTTAATGCATCAAGAATCTGGTTTCCGCGTCTCAGCGGAAAGTCCGGCGGGCGCTATGGGACTCATGCAGCTAATGCCAAAAACAGCGAGTAAAATGTATTACTCTAATTCAACATCAACAAATGGTAAGAAAAATTTTAAGGATCCGATAGTTAATATAACTCTTGGTGAGCGTTATATAGAAAGACTACTTGAGACCAAAATAGTTGATAATAATCTTATATATATGCTCGCTTCCTATAACGCTGGTATTGGCAATCTAAAAAAATGGAAAGAAAAAACTGACTATAATGATGACCCATTATTATTCATAGAAAATATTCCCTACTGGGAAACACGATATTATGTTATGAAGGTAATGACAAATTACTGGATATATTCTGAGCTTTCTGAGCAAAATGATAGCACCATAACCGCTTTACTGAATAATCAGTGGCCAAAATACCTTCCATCCGAACTATATATTGCTAAATCTGAGCAAACCGCTAATAATGGCTAG
- a CDS encoding sulfite exporter TauE/SafE family protein, protein MNIYLPIAELSANIFLLLGLGGLTGLLSGMFGVGGGFLMTPLLIFIGVPPSVSVSTVANQMVASSVSGFLSHWKKNNVDFKMGSYLLIGGMIGSTLGVGLFRWLKHLGHIDLIISVTYVTFLSIIGLMMAMESFRSIFKITRKTKNKDRILLAERLPFKVNFPRSKRTISIIMPISIGVFVGIMVSLMGIGGGFFLIPAMIYLLGMPASVIVGTSLLQITLVTANVTFLQAITTHTVDLLLAILLLTGSVFGVQFGIRIGEKIPGEYLRAMLAAIVLAVAIKLGFTLFAVPSNIYSVSLINE, encoded by the coding sequence ATGAATATATACCTTCCCATAGCAGAACTATCAGCAAATATATTCTTACTTCTCGGTCTTGGTGGACTTACTGGTTTGCTTTCTGGTATGTTTGGAGTTGGCGGTGGTTTTTTAATGACACCGCTACTTATTTTTATTGGAGTTCCTCCTAGTGTCTCAGTATCAACGGTCGCTAACCAGATGGTAGCGTCTTCAGTGTCTGGCTTCCTGTCACATTGGAAAAAAAATAATGTTGATTTCAAAATGGGGAGTTATTTATTAATAGGTGGTATGATTGGCTCAACTCTTGGTGTTGGGTTATTTAGATGGCTTAAACATCTCGGTCATATAGATCTAATAATATCAGTTACATATGTTACTTTCCTTAGCATAATTGGTTTAATGATGGCTATGGAGAGCTTTCGCTCTATATTCAAAATAACTAGAAAAACTAAAAATAAAGACCGTATATTGCTTGCGGAGAGACTTCCTTTCAAGGTTAATTTTCCACGTTCAAAACGCACCATTAGCATTATAATGCCAATATCTATCGGTGTATTTGTTGGAATTATGGTATCTCTTATGGGAATTGGTGGCGGGTTCTTTTTAATACCGGCAATGATATATTTACTAGGAATGCCAGCAAGTGTTATTGTTGGCACCTCACTGTTGCAGATTACGTTGGTCACCGCTAATGTGACGTTCCTACAAGCTATAACCACCCATACGGTTGACTTGCTTCTAGCTATTCTCTTGCTTACCGGTTCAGTTTTTGGTGTGCAATTTGGGATTAGAATCGGTGAAAAAATACCGGGTGAGTATTTAAGGGCGATGCTTGCGGCTATCGTTCTCGCTGTTGCCATAAAGCTTGGCTTTACTTTATTCGCTGTGCCAAGCAACATTTACAGCGTGAGTCTTATAAATGAGTAG
- a CDS encoding DUF192 domain-containing protein, translating into MKNSGLIIILAILLTGLYTSFSYITHAEQKLTSDEVSFNKEQIFIATKNGKKEYKVEIASTIKQLEIGLMYRKNLPKDNGMLFLFNKEQKIYMWMKNTYISLDMLFIDNSGKIVYIAENTTPNSLDIISSGNIPARAVLELNAGDVKKNGISIGDKVIYKVFE; encoded by the coding sequence ATGAAAAATAGTGGTTTAATAATAATATTGGCTATATTGCTGACTGGTTTATATACGAGTTTTTCCTATATTACACATGCCGAGCAAAAATTAACCTCGGATGAAGTATCATTTAATAAAGAACAAATATTTATCGCAACCAAAAATGGTAAGAAAGAATATAAGGTTGAGATAGCCTCTACGATAAAACAATTAGAAATTGGGCTCATGTACAGGAAAAATCTGCCAAAAGATAATGGTATGCTATTCCTTTTTAACAAAGAACAAAAAATATATATGTGGATGAAGAATACTTACATATCTCTTGATATGTTATTTATAGATAATTCTGGAAAAATCGTTTATATTGCGGAAAACACAACACCCAATTCTTTGGATATAATAAGCTCGGGAAATATACCAGCACGCGCCGTACTAGAATTAAACGCTGGAGACGTGAAAAAAAATGGTATAAGTATCGGTGACAAAGTAATTTATAAGGTTTTTGAATAA
- a CDS encoding uracil-DNA glycosylase, with amino-acid sequence MNKKALLEWQFEAGIDEAVDELPNNYFNISKSKSVNSSKPQKLSESNDNSKVLGKQHNAPVNNSSGTSSTLHLSPTNAENEAVAIAGNCNSISELKEAIDKFEGCQLKRTATNTVFADGNPNAKIMVIGDIAGDEDDMVGTPFLGKSGKMFDKMLMSIGLDRGNTYLTNIIFWRPPGGKQANPEQIKICLPFTRRHIELVKPEFIILLGGTSACALLETEQTVAKLRGKIHEYSYNNLDIKIKSSVIHHPSYLHNNPSYKKQVWNDLLLINDILR; translated from the coding sequence ATGAATAAAAAAGCATTACTAGAATGGCAATTTGAGGCAGGAATAGATGAGGCGGTTGATGAACTGCCCAATAATTATTTCAATATATCAAAAAGTAAATCCGTAAATTCTTCAAAACCGCAAAAATTATCTGAAAGTAATGATAATTCCAAAGTTCTAGGTAAACAGCATAATGCGCCGGTAAATAATAGCTCTGGGACTTCAAGCACCCTACATTTATCACCAACTAACGCGGAAAATGAGGCCGTAGCGATAGCTGGGAATTGTAATTCAATAAGTGAGCTTAAGGAAGCAATTGATAAATTTGAAGGTTGTCAACTAAAGAGAACAGCGACTAATACCGTATTCGCTGATGGTAATCCTAACGCGAAAATAATGGTAATCGGCGATATAGCTGGCGATGAAGATGATATGGTCGGCACCCCTTTTCTTGGAAAGTCCGGAAAGATGTTTGATAAAATGCTTATGTCTATAGGTCTTGACCGTGGCAACACCTACCTGACAAATATCATATTTTGGCGACCACCCGGTGGCAAACAAGCAAATCCCGAGCAAATAAAAATATGCCTACCCTTTACCCGCCGCCATATAGAGCTAGTTAAACCTGAATTTATCATACTACTTGGTGGTACCAGCGCTTGCGCTTTACTAGAAACTGAGCAGACTGTGGCAAAATTAAGAGGAAAAATACATGAATATAGCTATAACAACTTGGACATTAAGATAAAATCCTCTGTAATACATCATCCTTCTTACCTGCATAACAACCCTTCTTATAAGAAACAGGTTTGGAATGACCTGTTATTAATTAACGACATATTAAGGTAA